The genomic stretch TATATCCTGAAACAAATCAATCTGCACAATAAAGTGTTATCATCACAATTGGCAGCTACGCTTGGTGTTTCAGAAGATACGATTCTGCGTGACTTAAAAGAGCTGGCCAGCAAAGGTAGCATTGTTAAGGTACATGGAGGAGCCGTAAGTCCGTCGTTTTATCATCCGCTTAATCATCATGTACCTACCTACGCCACTGAAGCCAAGAAGGAAATAGCGCAGAAAGTGATTACACTTATTAAAAATGATATGGTGGTATTAACCGGCGGAGGTACCACGATGATTGAACTGGCCAAAGCCATTCCGGACAATCTGCGGGCTACCTTTTTCACAATCAGTCCGCTGGTTGCTATTGAACTGGTTGCTCATCCCAATCTCACGGTGATCACTATCGGCGGCGAGCTTTCCAAAGGATCGTACGTACATATCGGTGCCAGCGTCATCAACCAATTGCGTGATCTTCAGGCTGATCTCTGTTTGCTGGGTACAAACGGATTATCAATTGATAAAGGCATTACAGATTCAGACTGGGAAATTGTACAGGTGAAAAAAGCCATGATTCAGGCTTGTGAAAAGACAGCCATTCTTTGCATTTCTGAAAAACTGGATTCCTATCAGAAATTCAAGGTATGCACACTGGACAGCATTC from Thermoflavifilum aggregans encodes the following:
- a CDS encoding DeoR/GlpR family DNA-binding transcription regulator codes for the protein MLKEERQAYILKQINLHNKVLSSQLAATLGVSEDTILRDLKELASKGSIVKVHGGAVSPSFYHPLNHHVPTYATEAKKEIAQKVITLIKNDMVVLTGGGTTMIELAKAIPDNLRATFFTISPLVAIELVAHPNLTVITIGGELSKGSYVHIGASVINQLRDLQADLCLLGTNGLSIDKGITDSDWEIVQVKKAMIQACEKTAILCISEKLDSYQKFKVCTLDSIHYLITELPPASPLLQPYAQKQLRIL